DNA from Ovis canadensis isolate MfBH-ARS-UI-01 breed Bighorn chromosome 4, ARS-UI_OviCan_v2, whole genome shotgun sequence:
acagtggctatactcTTTTATATTCCTGCTAGTAATTACAAGTTTGCAGTTTCTTCAGATTCTCGCCCACAtgtattttccttatttatttatttattattatagtcatcctagtgggtatgaagtggtgTCTCATTGCGATTTTGATTTTTGTGTCTCTAATGActatgttgagtgtcttttcatgttcTTGTTGATGGTTTATGTatgtttggagaaatgtgtattcacgttttctgccctttttttattgttaacttgtcggaattctttatatattctggttaTTACagacatggtttgcaaatattttttccctttctgtggtTTTTCCACTTTGAGTGTCTTCTGatgcacagaagtttttaattttgatgaatccaatttatctagtttttcttttttcgttTATGCTTTTGGTATATTTTAGACTCCACTGCCAAATCAGAGTCATGAGAATTTACCcatttttttctaggagttttatggttttagctcATTTGTTTGTGTCTTTCCTCCATCTTACAGcattgatttctgtgtattgtggGAGGTAGGGATgcagcttttctcctttgcatgtggaaatccagttttcccagcagtatCTGTTGAGGAGATATTCTTTCCCCCATTGATGGACTCGATGCTTTGTCAAAAGTCAGTTTGCCGTAtgtatatgggtttatttctgaactctcagTTCTATTCCCTTGGTGTATATATCTACCCTAAaagccagtaccatactattttgattatttagtgtaactttgtagtaagttttaaaattgagAACTGAATACTCCAACAGATTGTCTTGGCTATTCAAGGCTTCacattttcatatgaatttgagttttggtttttccaattttacaaatgaataacTTCTTTAAAAACTTGCTCATTGGATTCTGATTACTTTAGAGATTTAATCAGGTCAATACAGACGTTTAATTCACATAGTGGATTATAAAGAAGTGTCTAAGCACTTGTCCTTTCTTCTGTTGAAGTACAGTTGAATTCTTTTCAGTGGTTTGCTTTTATAAACAACGCCATAATGAACATGCTCTGCTTGATACTTGTCCACGTGTTGGAAAGTTTCCTTCAGACAGTAGTTCTCAACCTGGGCAGTTTTGTCTGCAGGAGAACATTTGGCAGTGTTTGGAGATGGTTTTGACTGTCAAGACTGAGGAGGAGTGCTACAGGCACGGAGCAGGTGGCGAGaccagaaagtgaagtcactcagtcctgtccgactctttgcaaccccatggcctgcagcctgccaggctcctctgtccatgggattttgcagccaagaatactggagtgggctgcaatttccttctccagggaatcttcccgacccagggattgaacccaggtctcccgtattgtaggcagatgcgtttaccgtctgagccactagggagagACCAGAGGTGCTGCTCAACATGCCACTGTGGTGGAGCAGATTCCCACCTACCCAACTACAAAGCGTGACCCAAATCATACAACTTGTAAATAGAGCCGAGGTTGAGAAATGCTGCTCTGGGCcatatactcagaagtgggatttATAAAGCCCtagaatgcttccctggtggctcaggtggtaagaatctgcctgcaaagtttgagacccgggtttgatccctgggttgggaagatcccctggagaaggaaatggcaacccactccagtgttcttgcctggagaatcccatggacaggggagcctggtgggctgtggtccgtggggtcacaaagagtcggacacaactgaatgactaacactttgactttcaggatgtgtacagtttttttttgttgttattatattAACGGATTTCTATAAAACATGAAGATATTATTTCGATTCAAGCAAAGGTTTTATTTGGAATACCTGGAATTAAAATGAAGGTTTCTTTGGTGATGCTGGTAATCCAGCAGTTATAAGCAATTTAATTGTCTTAAACCAGATAAAATAGCAGCATTATCCAGAGTTCACTAATTTGTTTACTTGCCCAGAGGGGGCACATCAGTTTTTAACTTTGTGAACTGTACTTCCTGCCTAATTACAATATTGATTTTAGAGTGAGAATCTGCTGCTAATTAATCTGTGCTGAACAATGGTAGTTGTAATATCAAGTTGactaaatgagagaaaaattGCAGTGTGAaaaatgtagaatttttttttctgacaaagaTGTTTGTTAAATATTGAAAGCTTAAAGTTTGAAAAGTTTCTCTCTGTGATTTAAATTGgtttttaaattgaagacagaCGAATAAACcttttaagaatttcaagactCACTTTTAAGCCTATAAGACCCATAGTTCTCCATCTGAAAATGTGATGAAATTCATGCCTGGGAACTGTATGTGTTTTTGTGTGCGTGCCATTTTGCATATGATTTGGGGTAGTTTATGCGTGTTCCTGAAGCCTGCTCGTGGACCACTCCTGCTCCATTTGAGCCTTCTAGATTTTTCAGATTCAGGACTTCAGTGAAATTCTTAAAATGCTAATAATAAGATACAGGGTATTTGAAATGATCACTGAGTAGTGAAGACACAGTTCAAGTCTGATTTGCCAAATGCATAAGACTCGGCGATAGAATTAAGTCCTTcaatgttaaatgaatgaatacagatcttattttaatatctataaccttcgttttttgttgttgttgttctttttactAGGCATATGCAGCAGTGCTGTGGCAACAAGCTaatgaaagcaaacaaaattcaactgaaAAAGCATGTTTTGGAATCTCCCTACCAGAAGAAAAACTTAATGACTTTCGTGATGAACAGATCGGACAATTGCAGGAACTGATGCAAGAAGCCACGAAACCCAACAGGCAATTTAATATTACTGAGTCTAGGAAACCAAAGTTCTAGTCtatataataaagtttaaaaaagcatttcaagTTCAGAGCCTTTTAACTAATtgggttttaaaatttgtttcttaagCTTTTAGGTTTTGAGAATGCCTGGTGTTAATGAACTGTTCTTCTATTTGGGGATATTTTGAATCTTGTAATATACAGGTCAGGATCATGAGTGGATGAAACTACATTTATTGAAGTAGTAACAGTTGCTGGATAGGATTTGTGTTTTGGACTACATAAAGCTTGTGAAATTTTCCccaaaattttatatgtaaatttgtTTTAGTGCTATTCATATTCAAGCATTAATCTTGTGGCTCTAGCTGTATCAGATTAATATATCATGATCATGATAGATCCAGAATTCCAAGGTcattctttaattcctctttgcatggaatacctttttctgTCCTCTCACTTTCGTTCAGTAtccctagatctgaagtgggtctcttgtaaacagcgtttatagggatcttgtttttgtgtccattcagccagtctgttttttggttggagcatttaatccattaagatttaaggtaattatcaatacgTATGTTCTTACTGCCATTTTGTCAgttattttgaatttgtttttgtaggtcttttttgtttgtttatggttACCATGAAGCTTTAATATAGCAGTCTATATTTTAAGTTGCTGGTCTCAAATGCGTTTCCAGTGTCCTGCGTTTgtactctcttctcttctcacagTCACTGGTTTTGATATATTTGTGTGTGGATGATTGCCTACTTttactgtatgtttgcctttatGGGTGAGCTTTCccatttgtaattttcttatttctagttgtagcctttttcttttctgtctatagagttctttagtatttgttgtaaaactggtttagtggtgctgaattctcttaggtCTTGCTTGTCTATAAAACTTCTGATTTCTCTGTCAAGTCTGAATGAGAGCTTTGCTGGGTAGAATATTAttagttgtaggtttttccctttcattactttagataaatatatcatgccactcccttctggcctgcagagtttcccCTGAAAAATCGACTGATGACtttatggggattcccttatGTGTTAACTGTTGCtttccccttgttgcttttaatgttctcgctttgtctttaacttttaatcagatattaatatgtgtcttggtgtgttcctcctgtGTTTATCCTCTTGGGTGGGGCCAGGTCTCAGTCTCAAGATGACGGCCTCCAGGAGAGCGCATACCAACAGGTATTTCCTGGGACCCCCCCACCTGAGCCACACGAGACCCTCCAGGAGCTGCAGGTGGGTCTGGCCCAGGCTCCTGTGGAGTCACTGCTTTGTCCTGGGTCCCCTGGGTCCCAGTGCCTGTGAAACCTTGTGCGCGCTTCCAGAGGGGAGTCTGTTCCATGCAGTCCTGTGGCGCTGCTGCACTcaagccctgctggccttcaGAACTCCGGGGGCCCCTCCCCCCAATGACAGACCCCGAAGGCCGAGGAGCCTGCCGTGGGCTCAGAACcctcactcctgtgggagaacATCGGTGATGTAATTGTTTTCCAGACACGGGTTGCCTACCAGCAGGTCTGGGATTTGATTATGTTGTGAAAGTGCCCCTCCTCATCTCACTGTGACTTCTTTTTTCGTCTGTGGGTATAGAAAGTCTTTGCAGGTAGATTTAAGTCTAATTTgccaatggttgttcagcagtcagttgtgattttggtgttttcatgAGTGGTGGTGACCTGAAGTCCTGCTAGGTTATTATTTAGATACATTGTTACCCTGAAAACTtcatcatttctgcttttaataatACATAAGATTACTCTTTTAAGTGTTCCTTCTTCCTGAGTCATTTTTTATTTACAATGAAAGGTTAAAAAGTAGCTTTAGAATTCACTATTATACATATTATCATTTGTCTAATAGATTATACAATGTGTAATACATTTCTGTGGTATTTGTTAGTAACAGATGACCCCTTAAATAATTTGTagttacctggagaatctcatgggctagctcatggagagagaaaaacactttaattatttttttttcttacacgtTAAGTTGatttataaactgaaaaaaatcaaatgaaaatccCATTCATATTCTAAAATgcttatgaatttaaaaaaatattatacacTAAAATGACTTGGATATTTAATTATGTATGTTTACTCTGAGATTGATCATTTTCAGATGCAGTTGTTTatatcagctttttaaaaaattaattcatatttGCTCTGTTTTGCTGTCTTGTCTTCTTTAGTCCAAACTGTCATCTCTCTCACTTGGACTATTAAGAACTTACTGCTAATCATTTTCCCTGTATCCTCTGTGACCACCTACAATCTATCTCATATACAAATATcagagtaatatttttaaaatgtacatttatgGCCGCCAAGTCCCTCAGTCCTTTCTTCCATCTCTCTTGGAGTCAGTCTGTAGATGGATGGGTGAGGCTTTCCTCATAAGCTAAGCGGTCAGTAATTACTCTTTACATTATAACAGGCTCTAGGAATAAACAGTGAACAAGATAAGACTGTTACCCGAAAGTTTAAAATCTTAACTACATTCAGGAATGCTGTTTCATCATAAACAGATACACTACTTCCTCAGAACTTTATAGTACTATTTTCAATTTGGTTatactttgtttttcttgttctttggTTCCTGACTCTTACCTCTTCATCTCATGTCTTGCATCGTTTTGGTGACCTTAGTATTAATCCATGTGGCCGACTTAACCTAGTAATCAGATGATTCTCTCTTGGTTTCACTAATGCAGCCATCCATTTTCTTGGCTACACTTAAAACTGCTTTATTCAAAACTGAATAAGGCTTCAGTTTGAAATTACTAATTGTAGCATTCCGTGcttttgtcattgctttttaatgtgaTCAGATTTTCGCTCCTAGTGTGCCTGGTCATTCCTTCAGCAAATCCGTGTTGTCCTGATGAACCTGtctgcagagcagcaatggagataaGACactgagaacagacttctggacgtggttggcagggaggaggggctcGGAGAGGGGAACCAGGAAgcatacattaccacatgtaaaatagacagccaatgggaacttgctgtgtgactcagggaactcaaactggggctcggTAACAAAGTGGGGTGGAATGGCGAGGGATGTTCAGGTGGGGGGGGACATGGGTagacctatgactgattcatgttgatgtttggtagaaaccaacacaatactgtaaagcaatgatcctgtaattaaaaatgattaaataaataaaatacctatTGAGAACCTTCATATGCCAGGCATCATTTTAGAGACGAATACAACACTTGTCAAAGATAAAATGTCTGTCCCTACGGAAtttacatcctaaaggagagggACAAAATGCACAAAATAGGTAGGTGGtaagaataatgaagaaaaataaagcaggggtggggggcagagctgTGGTTCCCACATTATGCACTCTGATCCCCCAGGGCACCACAGAGAACCTGCAGTGTGTTACAGGGTATATCAGATTTTCCAGGAAATCGCAGCTCTGTTTATTGCATATCACACAGTTACTTGCTTGAGGTAGTTCACAGTTTTACTGTTCTATTGCAACGTTCTTTTGGATGACGTATCTTATGTAAACCTGGGCTTTAGCAATTGATGTGAGAAAAGCAAATAGCACACAAAAATTAGTGACAAAATGTTCGGTATGATTACAATATTTGAGAAGCTGTGGTGTCCAACAGGTGCTAAATTGTTAGACCCTTAATACCTGCTGAGTTGTTTGAACTGTGTTCTGAAACTGTTGTGGGATTCTGTTTCACGTAGGTGTACCTTGCAAATGGATGAAATCAGCAGTGTTAGAGAATGGTGTGTAGCTGAACGCATTACCTTCCTTTCCGTCCCAGCCCTGATTTCTGTGATCTTTCGCTTCGGCCATGTAGCAATACCCTTGATGTCACTGTCTGCTCTTCCTCATCTGCTCCACCAAGGTAACCGCTCACTTTCCAAAATTAATGGTGTATTCCTCAGGATAAGGTCGATATGTTACCCTGTGAGACTGGAGAATGTGACTGACTGTCTCCTGCTTTTAAGTCACTGCTGCCTGGTTTGTATACTGCCTAACTCTCCTCTAGGttatagtttttctcttttttaaaatagcagtatTCTCTGGGATTTCATGTTTAGGACTCCCACTTTATACATCCATTACTTCAGATATTAGCTATACTCAGATCTGTAACACCAACCTCAGCCTCATTTCTGAGCTCCAGATCTGTGTTTGGCATTTCCAactcatatttaaaatgaaacttatttttcttccctcctcAGGGAATGAATGATAGTAACATGTACTCAGTCCAGAATTCTGTAACTTAGCCTAGATCTTCACAATTTGCCTGGAGGCCTCTTCCTCATTATTCAGGTCTAACAACTCCAGGTGGTGAATTGCAAAATAACCATGTTCTCTGTCGTTCCTGGTACCCATGGCCTTTGCACTGTGACTTTTCAGCTCCTCCCAGTGGCAATGCCATCCATTTTATAATTCCCTAAACCTGGACTGGTCTTGTTTCTTGATTTGCTAGAAAGAATGTGGGCAGTGTGACATGAGGGAAGCTTAGGCTCTAGGCTGTGGAGCTGTGTCCTTTTCCACCTGTGCTGCTGCAAACCTGCCCAGCTGCCATGTGAACAAACCCACCCCCGTGGAGAATACGGAGCAGAGGCAAAGCCATCCTGCACCAGCCAGCTCACAGCCAAGGGCAGACACACCAAGCACCCCAGCTGAGCTCTGAAGGACCGCCTGGCTGATCCCACCAGCCCAGACTGCcaagtgtaagttaaataaaggAGAGTTCTTTTAAATCCCTATGCTTTGTTATGTAGAAAAAATagctaattttaaaatcattacgTTTTCTCTACCTGAGATTTTagacttagaattttttttcccttatagtaACTTACATGTGGTTTCCTTATCTTTGGCatacttcttaatatattctctgTGTGGCTGTAAACGTTGCCTTATCGACATGCAAGTCTGATCTGGAAATGGTACAGTTAGCATCCTACCATGGTGGTGATAGTTTAGGGGAAGCTAACGCAggtccagttcagctcagtcgctgtcgtgtccgactctttgtgaccctgtgaaccacagcacgccaggcctccctgtccatcaccaactcccggagttcactcagattc
Protein-coding regions in this window:
- the SDHAF3 gene encoding succinate dehydrogenase assembly factor 3, mitochondrial, which codes for MSALHVSRVRALYRRILLLHRVLPPDLKDLGDQYVKDEFRRHKTAGSKEAERFLQEWEAYAAVLWQQANESKQNSTEKACFGISLPEEKLNDFRDEQIGQLQELMQEATKPNRQFNITESRKPKF